Proteins encoded in a region of the bacterium genome:
- the nuoK gene encoding NADH-quinone oxidoreductase subunit NuoK gives MNPGLEHYLVLSALIFSFGVFGLLTRRNLVAMLLCVELVLNSAALNFVAFHRFLFKGDPGGVVFPILIIAVAAAEAAVALAVIISLFRHRKNLDARAADTLSG, from the coding sequence GTGAACCCCGGGCTCGAGCACTACCTCGTCCTCTCGGCGCTGATCTTCAGCTTCGGCGTCTTCGGGCTGCTCACGCGCCGCAACCTCGTCGCGATGCTCCTCTGCGTCGAGCTCGTGCTCAACTCGGCGGCACTGAACTTCGTCGCCTTCCATCGCTTCCTCTTCAAGGGCGACCCCGGCGGGGTGGTCTTCCCGATCCTGATCATCGCCGTGGCCGCCGCGGAGGCCGCGGTCGCGCTGGCGGTCATCATCTCCCTCTTCCGCCACCGCAAGAACCTCGACGCGCGGGCCGCGGACACGCTCAGCGGGTGA
- a CDS encoding NADH-quinone oxidoreductase subunit D, whose protein sequence is MELLKAFKTADVPGTEAPMAYEDYFVNMGPQHPSTHGVLRLVLKLAGETVLGVTPVLGYVHRGVEKMGEAMTVVQFTHLTDRLDYLSAHMNNWGWALAVEEALGIEVPERAQHIRVIMAELTRMASHQLWWGVLGMDLGAFTPFLYGFRDRERINDIFEKTCGARLTMNYIRPGGVVQDVDEDFAKDVRAFLEYFAPCITEYEELLGGNLVFQERTKGIGVLSADLARSLGVTGPTARASGVDYDVRRARPYGIYPQLAFRVPVMSAGDCWARYQVRIDEMRESLGIVRQALESMPEGPVRAKLPAIVKIPKGHWLSRVEAARGEIAFYLQGDGGEKPWRVKVRSPNFSNLAALPYISKGHRVADIVAILSTLDVVIPCIDR, encoded by the coding sequence ATGGAACTGCTCAAGGCGTTCAAGACGGCCGACGTTCCCGGCACCGAGGCCCCCATGGCCTACGAGGACTATTTCGTCAACATGGGGCCGCAGCACCCCTCGACCCACGGGGTGCTCCGCCTCGTGCTCAAGCTCGCGGGCGAGACCGTCCTCGGGGTCACCCCGGTGCTCGGCTACGTGCACCGCGGCGTCGAGAAGATGGGCGAGGCGATGACCGTGGTGCAGTTCACGCACCTGACCGACCGCCTCGACTACCTCTCGGCGCACATGAACAACTGGGGCTGGGCGCTGGCGGTGGAGGAGGCCCTCGGCATCGAGGTGCCGGAGCGGGCCCAGCACATCCGGGTGATCATGGCGGAGTTGACCCGCATGGCCTCGCACCAGCTCTGGTGGGGCGTGCTCGGGATGGACCTCGGCGCCTTCACCCCCTTCCTCTACGGCTTCCGCGACCGCGAGCGGATCAACGACATCTTCGAGAAGACCTGCGGCGCCCGGCTGACGATGAACTACATCCGTCCCGGCGGCGTCGTGCAGGACGTCGACGAGGACTTCGCCAAGGACGTCCGGGCGTTCCTCGAGTACTTCGCGCCCTGCATCACCGAGTACGAGGAGCTCCTCGGCGGCAACCTGGTCTTCCAGGAGCGCACCAAGGGGATCGGCGTGCTCTCGGCCGACCTGGCGCGCTCGCTCGGGGTCACCGGGCCGACCGCCCGCGCCAGCGGCGTCGACTACGACGTGCGCCGCGCGCGCCCCTACGGCATCTACCCGCAGCTCGCCTTCCGGGTGCCGGTCATGAGCGCAGGCGACTGCTGGGCGCGCTACCAGGTGCGCATCGACGAGATGCGCGAGAGCCTCGGCATCGTGCGCCAGGCGCTCGAGAGCATGCCCGAGGGACCGGTGCGGGCCAAGCTGCCGGCGATCGTCAAGATCCCGAAGGGGCACTGGCTCTCGCGCGTGGAGGCCGCCCGCGGCGAGATCGCCTTCTACCTGCAGGGCGACGGCGGCGAGAAGCCCTGGCGCGTGAAGGTGCGCAGCCCGAACTTCTCGAACCTCGCCGCGCTCCCGTACATCTCCAAGGGCCACCGCGTGGCCGACATCGTGGCGATCCTCTCCACGCTCGATGTCGTCATCCCCTGCATCGACCGCTGA
- a CDS encoding NADH-quinone oxidoreductase subunit C, translating to APAAAPAPPPDPEALAFAAKVSGVLGELGTPDAMPGLPTWRVDAGRIVETCTRLRDAGFDYLLFVSAVDRPAEGRFEVLYAFTSYAGGRQGALLAEVPRETPAIDSVFGVWKGADWHERETYDMFGIVFRNHPFLRRILLDEDWPGHPLRKDYVDTLHDVVKRPY from the coding sequence CTGCTCCGGCCGCGGCCCCCGCGCCGCCGCCCGACCCCGAGGCGCTCGCCTTCGCCGCGAAGGTCTCGGGCGTGCTCGGGGAGCTGGGCACCCCGGACGCCATGCCCGGGCTGCCGACGTGGCGCGTCGACGCGGGGCGGATCGTCGAGACGTGCACGCGCCTGCGCGACGCCGGGTTCGACTACCTGCTCTTCGTCTCCGCCGTCGACCGCCCGGCCGAGGGGCGCTTCGAGGTGCTCTACGCCTTCACGAGCTACGCCGGCGGCCGCCAGGGCGCCCTGCTCGCCGAGGTCCCCCGCGAGACGCCGGCGATCGACTCGGTCTTCGGTGTCTGGAAGGGCGCCGACTGGCACGAGCGGGAGACCTACGACATGTTCGGCATCGTCTTCCGCAACCACCCGTTCCTGAGGCGGATCCTCCTCGACGAGGACTGGCCCGGCCACCCGCTGCGCAAGGACTACGTGGACACCCTCCACGACGTCGTGAAGCGGCCCTACTGA
- a CDS encoding NADH-quinone oxidoreductase subunit J: MTLETFFFYLMAAFILFSAYFVVTARNLFRCAIGLAAVLIGIAGVYLLMDAQFLSAVQVAVYVGGVVVLVVFAVLMVSDVTQKEYLRSPFSRSVAAAIIAELLLMVVAGAALMQGFGASRPTPASAPVREIGHALLETGPGGFALPFEVISLVLVAALIGACTVAGGPEDRAREEGQ; the protein is encoded by the coding sequence GTGACGCTCGAGACGTTCTTCTTCTACCTCATGGCGGCGTTCATCCTGTTCTCCGCCTACTTCGTGGTGACCGCGCGCAACCTCTTCCGCTGCGCCATCGGCCTGGCCGCGGTGCTCATCGGCATCGCCGGCGTCTACCTGCTCATGGACGCCCAGTTCCTCTCGGCGGTGCAGGTGGCCGTCTACGTCGGCGGCGTCGTGGTCCTCGTCGTGTTCGCGGTCCTCATGGTCTCGGACGTCACGCAGAAGGAGTACCTGCGCTCGCCGTTCTCGCGCAGCGTCGCCGCCGCGATCATCGCCGAGCTGCTGCTGATGGTCGTCGCGGGCGCCGCGCTGATGCAGGGCTTCGGCGCCTCCCGCCCCACGCCGGCCTCGGCGCCGGTGCGGGAGATCGGGCACGCGCTGCTCGAGACGGGGCCGGGCGGCTTCGCCCTGCCCTTCGAGGTGATCTCGCTCGTGCTGGTCGCGGCGCTCATCGGCGCCTGCACGGTCGCGGGCGGGCCCGAGGACCGCGCACGGGAGGAGGGCCAGTGA
- a CDS encoding 4Fe-4S binding protein produces the protein MGYLGRTVTAIQGFVTGMGITLGHYVRFSEVVTQQYPENRECLKMAPRFRGKIHLVRDPENNTHKCTACGLCMKACPNNSLTVKREKDPETNKFKLAGYYYHFERCTLCGLCVDTCRFSALVMGNDYENAAYERGALTLRLDTPDGVPRPAPEAP, from the coding sequence ATGGGCTATCTCGGACGGACGGTGACGGCGATCCAGGGCTTCGTCACCGGCATGGGCATCACGCTCGGGCACTACGTGCGCTTCTCGGAGGTCGTGACCCAGCAGTACCCCGAGAACCGCGAGTGCCTGAAGATGGCCCCGCGCTTCCGCGGCAAGATCCACCTCGTGCGCGACCCCGAGAACAACACGCACAAGTGCACGGCCTGCGGCCTGTGCATGAAGGCCTGCCCGAACAACTCGCTGACGGTCAAGCGCGAGAAGGACCCGGAGACGAACAAGTTCAAGCTCGCCGGCTACTATTACCACTTCGAGCGCTGCACGCTCTGCGGGCTCTGCGTCGACACCTGCAGGTTCTCGGCGCTCGTCATGGGCAACGACTACGAGAACGCCGCCTACGAGCGCGGCGCGCTCACCCTGCGGCTGGACACGCCCGACGGCGTGCCGCGGCCGGCGCCGGAGGCCCCGTGA
- the nuoH gene encoding NADH-quinone oxidoreductase subunit NuoH, translated as MDNWIWHTERIPAAITAFLTALLGNPQLVDLVKMILAAALLAGFVSLTALSLVWVERKVAAHVQQRLGPMRVGPHGILQTLADGLKLLSKENITPLEADRFIFHLAPLLCFAATFVALAFIPWAPDLQVVNFNVGLVFVLGIGSVGVLGILAAGWSSNNKWSMLGAMRAGAQIISYELSATIALISILVFAGSLDFREIVASQAQGWWIWRAPLVGIVAFLIYGIASIAECNRTPFDLVEGESELTAGFHTEYASIRFAMFFLAEFVNIFLVCSISATVFLGGWMPFHIGGAAGFNRLADLIPPWAWFYGKAMALVLVFMWVRWTFPRLRVDQMMRFEWKFLMPLAFVTLAVASCLVTAGWYFFPG; from the coding sequence ATGGACAACTGGATCTGGCACACCGAGCGCATTCCGGCGGCCATCACCGCCTTCCTCACCGCGCTGCTCGGCAACCCGCAGCTCGTCGACCTGGTGAAGATGATCCTCGCCGCGGCGCTCCTGGCCGGCTTCGTCTCGCTCACGGCCCTCTCGCTGGTCTGGGTCGAGCGCAAGGTCGCCGCCCACGTCCAGCAGCGGCTCGGGCCGATGCGCGTCGGGCCGCACGGCATCCTCCAGACGCTCGCCGACGGCCTCAAGCTGCTGAGCAAGGAGAACATCACGCCGCTCGAGGCGGACCGGTTCATCTTCCACCTCGCGCCGCTGCTGTGCTTCGCCGCGACCTTCGTCGCGCTGGCCTTCATCCCGTGGGCGCCGGATCTGCAGGTCGTCAACTTCAACGTCGGCCTGGTCTTCGTGCTCGGGATCGGCTCGGTCGGCGTGCTGGGCATCCTCGCCGCCGGCTGGTCGAGCAACAACAAGTGGTCGATGCTCGGGGCGATGCGCGCCGGCGCGCAGATCATCTCCTACGAGCTGTCGGCGACGATCGCGCTGATCTCCATCCTGGTCTTCGCCGGCTCGCTCGACTTCCGCGAGATCGTCGCCTCCCAGGCCCAGGGCTGGTGGATCTGGCGCGCGCCGCTCGTCGGGATCGTGGCCTTCCTCATCTACGGCATCGCCTCGATCGCCGAGTGCAACCGCACGCCCTTCGACCTCGTGGAGGGGGAGAGCGAGCTGACCGCCGGCTTCCACACCGAGTACGCCTCAATCCGTTTCGCGATGTTCTTCCTCGCCGAGTTCGTCAACATCTTCCTCGTCTGCTCGATCTCGGCCACGGTCTTCCTCGGCGGCTGGATGCCGTTCCACATCGGCGGCGCCGCCGGCTTCAACCGCCTCGCCGACCTCATCCCCCCCTGGGCCTGGTTCTACGGCAAGGCGATGGCGCTCGTGCTCGTCTTCATGTGGGTGCGCTGGACCTTCCCGCGCCTGCGCGTCGACCAGATGATGCGCTTCGAGTGGAAGTTCCTCATGCCGCTGGCCTTCGTCACGCTCGCCGTCGCGAGCTGCCTGGTGACCGCCGGCTGGTACTTCTTCCCCGGGTAA